One Oncorhynchus kisutch isolate 150728-3 unplaced genomic scaffold, Okis_V2 scaffold3880, whole genome shotgun sequence DNA window includes the following coding sequences:
- the LOC116372065 gene encoding metastasis-associated in colon cancer protein 1-like isoform X1 produces the protein MVNLKMAAVRAKSFRRQGSLIRSKSEGTLIDLDDTGTLNINNLNGSSYIINQVTKHSEWPVLQPEVKHGSQTTNPFWNKLSISNPFLDDILHTNNDKTLSNADLSVQKDEPSTLFDSENFDASSTSSDETNFAHFAVTKQKSIRQSGRWRSASDILGDQERKEPKMENGLKLSAGPFLNADFEWLKNDREAYKMAWLSHRQLTRSCLDLGLMSQSPGWAQTQATDSQIVCKIGHSGGSLQLPDSDITAHIPEGHVPAGEVQEVALKAILEPPHGLNNNYMTTVSPLLEVSLSNTSGKESISLEMKMVAEVKKDPISQVMTTFVGLVSNKREGPYQKVKDCYIYKNIMQMNLQDLKSNFYVIVAAEASVIQPPATSVWDYLDRQVTVAVYGPKYIHPSFKVVVVVSCHDNVPPRLPFSDIHRGNRNLPPLVLQLWEKHHFSPERLNDLHIVTSVIASKFKVKAQDKRKEVKQGLLKLGKVIHLPLELAKMGNGEMDSFKLCLQVRDSNSVTVAEFQVSSPAAAPIRSEKRDPMRNKMCQSLSIPEESVPEFPKFWTRPVKVQCYGVALKSVLRQPRVEYLLEYFKGDTVALLSRETVRSVGQSKVKEWYIGFLRGRTGLVHCKNVKLITRDQVIDFNGTDFTTETLLDNMALPFKKLTYIYSDIQTLVTEHIPSWRGFADALGYSSLLLDTITRRHAETEAEKVACVLEKLKEDCHTENSKKKFQHKLMIGLLKMDSQALVAHLIQNTVILSTAVELGIRWRELAERLGKLSSAQIAAYEAPHRGKSGEVSAVSMWKPAYDFLYSWSQLYGEGYQDMIQDLHLALDKMKSPITRQWRQLTGALIAVNCLEILRVSAFPKP, from the exons GGAGTAGTTACATAATAAATCAAGTGACAAAACATTCAGAGTGGCCTGTGTTGCAGCCGGAGGTCAAACATGGAAGTCAAACCACAAATCCATTCTGGAACAAACTGTCTATATCCAATCCGTTTTTGGATGACATTTTACACACAAacaatgacaaaacattaagCAACGCTGATCTATCAGTACAGAAAGATGAACCTTCGACTCTGTTTGACAGTGAGAACTTTGACGCCAGTAGCACATCTTCGGACGAAACAAACTTCGCCCATTTTGCGGTTACGAAGCAGAAGAGCATAAGACAATCAGGGAGATGGAGGAGTGCCTCGGATATTCTCGGCGACCAGGAGAGAAAGGAACCGAAAATGGAAAACGGCCTCAAATTGTCAGCAGGCCCATTTCTGAATGCAGAttttgagtggttgaaaaatgaccgGGAGGCGTACAAAATGGCCTGGTTGAGTCACAGGCAGCTAACGAGGTCATGTCTTGACCTAGGCCTGATGAGTCAGAGTCCTGGATGGGCCCAGACCCAAGCCACCGACTCTCAGATAGTCTGCAAGATAGGTCACAGCGGAGGGTCACTACAGTTACCAGACTCTGATATTACCGCCCATATCCCAGAGGGCCATGTTCCTGCTGGGGAGGTTCAGGAGGTTGCACTGAAAGCCATCCTGGAGCCCCCTCACGGGCTGAACAACAACTACATGACAACCGTGAGTCCGCTCCTGGAGGTGAGTCTCAGCAACACGAGCGGAAAGGAATCCATCTCGCTGGAAATGAAAATGGTCGCAGAGGTCAAGAAGGATCCGATAAGTCAGGTCATGACCACATTTGTGGGACTAGTGTCCAACAAGAGAGAGGGACCTTATCAGAAAGTCAAGGACTGTTACATTTACAAGAACATCATGCAGATGAATCTTCAAGACTTAAAGTCTAATTTCTATGTTATTGTAGCCGCAGAGGCCTCGGTTATCCAGCCCCCTGCTACATCCGTTTGGGATTACCTGGATCGTCAAGTCACCGTCGCCGTTTATGGCCCAAAGTATATCCATCCATCTTTCAAAGTGGTCGTGGTCGTCTCTTGCCACGATAACGTTCCACCGAGGCTTCCGTTCTCAGATATCCACAGGGGCAACAGAAACTTGCCCCCCCTGGTGCTACAGCTCTGGGAGAAGCACCATTTTAGCCCAGAGAGACTGAATGACCTACACATTGTGACTTCCGTCATAGCGTCAAAGTTCAAAGTCAAAGCCCAGGATAAAAGGAAAGAGGTGAAACAAGGGCTACTCAAACTGGGTAAAGTCATTCACCTGCCTCTTGAGCTGGCCAAGATGGGCAATGGGGAGATGGATTCCTTTAAACTATGCCTCCAGGTGAGGGATTCAAACAGTGTCACAGTAGCAGAGTTCCAGGTGTCTTCCCCTGCAGCGGCACCTATTCGCTCTGAAAAGCGAGATCCCATGCGAAACAAAATGTGTCAATCGCTATCTATACCGGAGGAATCCGTCCCAGAGTTCCCAAAATTCTGGACCAGACCTGTGAAGGTGCAGTGTTACGGGGTGGCACTGAAGTCAGTGCTCCGTCAACCGCGAGTGGAGTACCTCCTGGAGTACTTCAAGGGTGACACCGTGGCTCTCCTCTCCAGAGAGACCGTGAGGTCGGTGGGCCAGTCCAAAGTCAAGGAGTGGTACATCGGCTTCCTCCGAGGCAGGACCGGCCTGGTCCATTGCAAGAACGTCAAGCTCATCACCCGAGACCAAGTGATCGACTTCAACGGCACTGACTTCACCACCGAGACCCTCTTGGACAACATGGCACTGCCGTTCAAGAAGCTCACCTACATCTACTCAGACATCCAGACACTGGTGACTGAACACATCCCCAGCTGGAGGGGCTTCGCTGATGCCCTGGGCTACTCGAGCTTGTTGCTGGACACAATCACACGGAGACATGCTGAAACAGAGGCCGAGAAGGTGGCCTGCGTGCTGGAGAAACTGAAGGAGGACTGCCACACTGAGAACAGCAAGAAGAAGTTCCAGCACAAGCTCATGATC GGTCTGTTGAAGATGGACTCTCAGGCTCTAGTGGCTCATCTGATCCAGAACACGGTCATCCTGTCCACAGCGGTGGAGCTGGGTATCAGGTGGAGGGAGCTCGCTGAGAGGCTGGGGAAACTCTCCAGTGCTCAGATCGCTGCTTACGAGGCACCACACCGGGGGAAGAGTGGAGAAGTTAGCGCCGTG TCTATGTGGAAACCTGCCTATGACTTCCTGTACTCATGGAGCCAGCTGTACGGAGAGGGCTACCAGGACATGATCCAGGACCTCCACCTGGCCCTAGACAAGATGAAGAGCCCAATCACCAGACAGTGGAGGCAGCTGACCGGGGCGCTAATCGCAGTCAACTGTCTGGAGATCCTCAGGGTCTcagccttccccaaaccatag
- the LOC116372065 gene encoding metastasis-associated in colon cancer protein 1-like isoform X2 — translation MAAVRAKSFRRQGSLIRSKSEGTLIDLDDTGTLNINNLNGSSYIINQVTKHSEWPVLQPEVKHGSQTTNPFWNKLSISNPFLDDILHTNNDKTLSNADLSVQKDEPSTLFDSENFDASSTSSDETNFAHFAVTKQKSIRQSGRWRSASDILGDQERKEPKMENGLKLSAGPFLNADFEWLKNDREAYKMAWLSHRQLTRSCLDLGLMSQSPGWAQTQATDSQIVCKIGHSGGSLQLPDSDITAHIPEGHVPAGEVQEVALKAILEPPHGLNNNYMTTVSPLLEVSLSNTSGKESISLEMKMVAEVKKDPISQVMTTFVGLVSNKREGPYQKVKDCYIYKNIMQMNLQDLKSNFYVIVAAEASVIQPPATSVWDYLDRQVTVAVYGPKYIHPSFKVVVVVSCHDNVPPRLPFSDIHRGNRNLPPLVLQLWEKHHFSPERLNDLHIVTSVIASKFKVKAQDKRKEVKQGLLKLGKVIHLPLELAKMGNGEMDSFKLCLQVRDSNSVTVAEFQVSSPAAAPIRSEKRDPMRNKMCQSLSIPEESVPEFPKFWTRPVKVQCYGVALKSVLRQPRVEYLLEYFKGDTVALLSRETVRSVGQSKVKEWYIGFLRGRTGLVHCKNVKLITRDQVIDFNGTDFTTETLLDNMALPFKKLTYIYSDIQTLVTEHIPSWRGFADALGYSSLLLDTITRRHAETEAEKVACVLEKLKEDCHTENSKKKFQHKLMIGLLKMDSQALVAHLIQNTVILSTAVELGIRWRELAERLGKLSSAQIAAYEAPHRGKSGEVSAVSMWKPAYDFLYSWSQLYGEGYQDMIQDLHLALDKMKSPITRQWRQLTGALIAVNCLEILRVSAFPKP, via the exons GGAGTAGTTACATAATAAATCAAGTGACAAAACATTCAGAGTGGCCTGTGTTGCAGCCGGAGGTCAAACATGGAAGTCAAACCACAAATCCATTCTGGAACAAACTGTCTATATCCAATCCGTTTTTGGATGACATTTTACACACAAacaatgacaaaacattaagCAACGCTGATCTATCAGTACAGAAAGATGAACCTTCGACTCTGTTTGACAGTGAGAACTTTGACGCCAGTAGCACATCTTCGGACGAAACAAACTTCGCCCATTTTGCGGTTACGAAGCAGAAGAGCATAAGACAATCAGGGAGATGGAGGAGTGCCTCGGATATTCTCGGCGACCAGGAGAGAAAGGAACCGAAAATGGAAAACGGCCTCAAATTGTCAGCAGGCCCATTTCTGAATGCAGAttttgagtggttgaaaaatgaccgGGAGGCGTACAAAATGGCCTGGTTGAGTCACAGGCAGCTAACGAGGTCATGTCTTGACCTAGGCCTGATGAGTCAGAGTCCTGGATGGGCCCAGACCCAAGCCACCGACTCTCAGATAGTCTGCAAGATAGGTCACAGCGGAGGGTCACTACAGTTACCAGACTCTGATATTACCGCCCATATCCCAGAGGGCCATGTTCCTGCTGGGGAGGTTCAGGAGGTTGCACTGAAAGCCATCCTGGAGCCCCCTCACGGGCTGAACAACAACTACATGACAACCGTGAGTCCGCTCCTGGAGGTGAGTCTCAGCAACACGAGCGGAAAGGAATCCATCTCGCTGGAAATGAAAATGGTCGCAGAGGTCAAGAAGGATCCGATAAGTCAGGTCATGACCACATTTGTGGGACTAGTGTCCAACAAGAGAGAGGGACCTTATCAGAAAGTCAAGGACTGTTACATTTACAAGAACATCATGCAGATGAATCTTCAAGACTTAAAGTCTAATTTCTATGTTATTGTAGCCGCAGAGGCCTCGGTTATCCAGCCCCCTGCTACATCCGTTTGGGATTACCTGGATCGTCAAGTCACCGTCGCCGTTTATGGCCCAAAGTATATCCATCCATCTTTCAAAGTGGTCGTGGTCGTCTCTTGCCACGATAACGTTCCACCGAGGCTTCCGTTCTCAGATATCCACAGGGGCAACAGAAACTTGCCCCCCCTGGTGCTACAGCTCTGGGAGAAGCACCATTTTAGCCCAGAGAGACTGAATGACCTACACATTGTGACTTCCGTCATAGCGTCAAAGTTCAAAGTCAAAGCCCAGGATAAAAGGAAAGAGGTGAAACAAGGGCTACTCAAACTGGGTAAAGTCATTCACCTGCCTCTTGAGCTGGCCAAGATGGGCAATGGGGAGATGGATTCCTTTAAACTATGCCTCCAGGTGAGGGATTCAAACAGTGTCACAGTAGCAGAGTTCCAGGTGTCTTCCCCTGCAGCGGCACCTATTCGCTCTGAAAAGCGAGATCCCATGCGAAACAAAATGTGTCAATCGCTATCTATACCGGAGGAATCCGTCCCAGAGTTCCCAAAATTCTGGACCAGACCTGTGAAGGTGCAGTGTTACGGGGTGGCACTGAAGTCAGTGCTCCGTCAACCGCGAGTGGAGTACCTCCTGGAGTACTTCAAGGGTGACACCGTGGCTCTCCTCTCCAGAGAGACCGTGAGGTCGGTGGGCCAGTCCAAAGTCAAGGAGTGGTACATCGGCTTCCTCCGAGGCAGGACCGGCCTGGTCCATTGCAAGAACGTCAAGCTCATCACCCGAGACCAAGTGATCGACTTCAACGGCACTGACTTCACCACCGAGACCCTCTTGGACAACATGGCACTGCCGTTCAAGAAGCTCACCTACATCTACTCAGACATCCAGACACTGGTGACTGAACACATCCCCAGCTGGAGGGGCTTCGCTGATGCCCTGGGCTACTCGAGCTTGTTGCTGGACACAATCACACGGAGACATGCTGAAACAGAGGCCGAGAAGGTGGCCTGCGTGCTGGAGAAACTGAAGGAGGACTGCCACACTGAGAACAGCAAGAAGAAGTTCCAGCACAAGCTCATGATC GGTCTGTTGAAGATGGACTCTCAGGCTCTAGTGGCTCATCTGATCCAGAACACGGTCATCCTGTCCACAGCGGTGGAGCTGGGTATCAGGTGGAGGGAGCTCGCTGAGAGGCTGGGGAAACTCTCCAGTGCTCAGATCGCTGCTTACGAGGCACCACACCGGGGGAAGAGTGGAGAAGTTAGCGCCGTG TCTATGTGGAAACCTGCCTATGACTTCCTGTACTCATGGAGCCAGCTGTACGGAGAGGGCTACCAGGACATGATCCAGGACCTCCACCTGGCCCTAGACAAGATGAAGAGCCCAATCACCAGACAGTGGAGGCAGCTGACCGGGGCGCTAATCGCAGTCAACTGTCTGGAGATCCTCAGGGTCTcagccttccccaaaccatag
- the LOC116372062 gene encoding transmembrane protein 196-like: MPDRGCNIWSLVVLSVLEMGLGASSIALGVFGIIRVRSVHKLQLGDASSILSGICFLICGLCGMVCAKKRSGLIMILFSACCICGLISGILNFQFVRVVAKRPDALPSLYLAIMVLACLGIGVSILFTWLTCRLASSEQQRMYLERELSLHHSHEMSEKELAERSERAASIPQISFNGKSSPPLSLG, from the exons ATGCCGGACAGAGGATGTAACATCTGGAGTCTGGTGGTACTGTCGGTGCTGGAGATGGGGCTCGGTGCGTCCAGTATCGCCCTCGGGGTGTTCGGCATCATCCGAGTCCGGTCGGTTCACAAGCTGCAGCTGGGGGATGCCTCTTCTATATTGAGCGGAATTTGT TTTCTCATCTGTGGACTATGTGGGATGGTGTGTGCAAAGAAGAGGTCAGGATTGATT ATGATCCTATTTTCAGCCTGCTGTATCTGTGGGTTGATCAGTGGGATCCTAAACTTCCAGTTTGTGCGTGTGGTGGCAAAGCGTCCCGATGCCCTGCCGTCCCTCTACCTGGCCATCATGGTGCTGGCCTGCCTGGGCATCGGAGTGTCCATCCTGTTTACCTGGCTCACCTGTCGTCTGGCCAGCAGTGAACAGCAGAGGATGTACCTGGAGAGAGAGCTGTCCCTGCACCATTCCCATGAGATGAGTGAAAAG GAGTTGGCTGAGAGATCTGAGAGAGCAGCCAGCATTCCCCAGATCTCCTTCAATGGAAAGTCCTCACCTCCATTGTCATTAGGCTGA
- the LOC116372066 gene encoding twist-related protein 2-like, translating to MSEEMTGEESSSPGSPLDSLSNSEGELDRQPKRCGRKRTSSRKNGEDSDSPTPGKRGKKSSSSSPHSFEDLQTQRVMANVRERQRTQSLNEAFSSLRKIIPTLPSDKLSKIQTLKLAARYIDFLYQVLQSDELDSKMASCSYVAHERLSYAFSVWRMEGAWSMSASH from the coding sequence ATGTCTGAGGAAATGACCGGGGAAGAGTCGAGCTCCCCAGGCTCTCCACTAGACAGTCTCAGCAACAGTGAGGGGGAACTGGATAGGCAACCGAAGAGATGTGGGAGGAAAAGGACATCAAGCAGGAAAAACGGGGAGGATTCAGATAGCCCTACCCCTGGGAAAAGAGGGAAAAAGTCAAGCAGCAGCAGTCCACATTCTTTCGAAGACCTACAGACGCAACGAGTCATGGCGAACGTGCGCGAGCGGCAGAGGACGCAGTCACTCAACGAAGCTTTCTCGTCTTTGCGGAAAATTATCCCCACTTTGCCTTCAGACAAACTGAGCAAAATACAAACCTTAAAACTTGCTGCCAGGTACATCGATTTCCTGTACCAAGTTCTGCAGAGCGATGAATTGGACTCCAAAATGGCAAGTTGTAGTTATGTGGCTCATGAGAGATTAAGCTATGCGTTTTCTGTATGGAGGATGGAGGGCGCTTGGTCCATGTCAGCATCTCACTAG